The following proteins are encoded in a genomic region of Cricetulus griseus strain 17A/GY chromosome 7, alternate assembly CriGri-PICRH-1.0, whole genome shotgun sequence:
- the Slc35g6 gene encoding solute carrier family 35 member G6, whose product MAGALKGIRQPDPGEEEVQEEMAASHPYFNLPDFTQPSPPSTPASLPSNHHHRCFGPSDATKGLFVALLGGGLSAGFVGPFSRMAYQTSHLPSLELLIFRCLFHLPIALLLKFRGDPLLGPPDVRVRAFLHAMLNVLSIGCAYSAVQVVPAGNAVTVRKGSSTVCSALLALCLESQGLSGYAWCGLFGSTLGLIIIVGPGLGTLQEGTTGLYTALGYVLAFLGGLALSLGLQVYRSLHFPSCLPTVAFLFGLVGLTVSVPGLFMLQTPVVPRDPLSWSCVVAVGLLALVSFVCVSYAVTKAHPALVCAVLHSEVVVALMLQYYVLYESVAPSDIMGAGVVLGSIAVITAQNLSCEKEGQMEE is encoded by the exons ATGGCTGGAGCTCTGAAGGGGATCAGGCAACCGGACCCAGGAGAGGAGGAAGTCCAAGAAGAGATG GCTGCCAGTCATCCCTATTTCAACTTACCTGACTTCACCCAGCCATCGCCACCCTCCACTCCAGCCAGCCTCCCCTCAAACCATCACCATCGCTGCTTCGGGCCCTCCGATGCCACCAAGGGCCTGTTTGTGGCCCTGCTAGGTGGAGGCCTGTCTGCTGGCTTCGTGGGCCCATTCTCCCGTATGGCGTACCAGACCTCCCACTTGCCCTCGTTGGAGCTGCTCATCTTTCGATGTCTCTTCCACCTTCCCATTGCCTTGTTACTTAAATTTCGTGGTGATCCACTGCTGGGACCTCCTGATGTTCGGGTTCGGGCCTTCCTTCATGCCATGCTCAACGTCCTCAGCATTGGATGTGCCTACAGTGCCGTTCAGGTGGTGCCCGCAGGCAATGCAGTCACTGTTCGCAAAGGTTCTTCCACCGTGTGCTCTGCCCTCCTTGCACTCTGCCTCGAGAGCCAGGGTCTCAGTGGCTATGCCTGGTGTGGCCTGTTTGGCAGCACCCTTGGACTAATCATCATTGTGGGACCTGGACTAGGGACATTACAAGAGGGGACTACAGGTCTCTACACAGCCTTGGGCTATGTACTGGCTTTCCTGGGAGGTCTGGCACTGTCACTGGGGCTACAGGTTTATCGCTCTCTACACTTCCCCTCATGCCTACCAACAGTGGCCTTCCTATTTGGCCTGGTGGGACTAACAGTCTCTGTACCAGGCCTCTTTATGCTGCAGACACCTGTGGTACCCAGAGACCCTCTGAGCTGGAGCTGCGTGGTGGCAGTGGGGCTCCTTGCATtggtttcctttgtgtgtgtgagctaCGCGGTCACCAAGGCCCACCCTGCCCTGGTATGTGCTGTCCTGCACTCTGAGGTGGTGGTAGCACTGATGTTGCAGTATTATGTGCTCTATGAGTCCGTGGCACCTTCTGACATCATGGGAGCAGGGGTTGTGCTGGGCAGCATTGCCGTCATCACTGCCCAGAACCTCAGCTGTGAGAAGGAAGGGCAAATGGAGGAGTGA